From the genome of Notolabrus celidotus isolate fNotCel1 chromosome 5, fNotCel1.pri, whole genome shotgun sequence, one region includes:
- the mogat2 gene encoding 2-acylglycerol O-acyltransferase 2 has translation MKIDFAPLHTPLHRRLQTAAVLQWVYSFLGLAPTCIFLFFYLLFTRFWLVSVLYAVWWFFDYDTPARGGRRVPYLCSLKIWDYMRDYFPIKLVKTADLDPKHNYVLGFHPHGVLVAGAFTNFCTYATGIHLLFPGLTTYLLMLPLWFRSPFFRDYIMCAGLIPSDKESASYPLSKRKGGNAVVIAVGGAPEALDAHPGTFNVLLAKKKGFIKMAMEHG, from the exons ATGAAGATTGATTTTGCTCCTCTGCATACTCCGCTACACAGGAGACTGCAGACGGCCGCCGTGCTGCAGTGGGTCTACTCCTTCCTGGGCCTTG CCCCCACCtgcatcttcctcttcttctaccTTCTCTTCACTCGATTCTGGCTTGTCAGCGTTCTGTACGCCGTCTGGTGGTTCTTCGACTATGACACTCCTGCTCGTGGAGGTCGCAGGGTACCTTACTTGTGTAGCCTCAAAATCTGGGATTACATGCGGGATTACTTCCCCATCaag CTGGTGAAGACCGCTGATCTAGATCCCAAACACAACTACGTCCTGGGTTTCCACCCTCACGGTGTTCTGGTGGCCGGAGCCTTCACCAACTTCTGCACCTACGCCACAGGGATCCATCTGCTGTTTCCTGGACTCACCACCTACCTGCTCATGCTGCCCCTCTGGTTCAGATCCCCCTTCTTCAGAGACTACATCATGTGTGCAG GTCTGATTCCTTCGGACAAGGAGAGCGCCAGTTACCCGCTCTCTAAGAGGAAAGGCGGTAATGCTGTTGTAATTGCAGTCGGTGGCGCCCCAGAGGCCCTGGATGCCCACCCTGGTACCTTCAATGTGCTCTTGGCCAAGAAGAAAGGCTTCATCAAAATGGCCATGGAGCATGGGTAA